A single Cottoperca gobio chromosome 5, fCotGob3.1, whole genome shotgun sequence DNA region contains:
- the LOC115008219 gene encoding bromo and FHA domain-containing protein DDB_G0267958-like has protein sequence MATENAETNAGNDEETVPPSETNEHDYAHASAAANLSSMEATSSSGTPAADGGVTPQESFTTVAEPECSLPGQPTLQVELPEPVVGAEVDCPGGNDVEDSPPPEAEEDPQKIEASELGTTVPPAVRGGRRRPKRPEDKNCSACKSEFERQGRSFNRRAVYTFTTPETVQWTFPDASVHDKSFLCETCAQVIRSRCKRRQSGKRTLWVKPPQTKQSEVRDKKKKGRRMGKKSKAALLVSKSCYKAAFKMLWSAKGARKPMMEFWSKQLKEEMKALTRQTDNPFHQKVSSRKPLSSFPWRRCLNWAQDKAPLVTSCLTSLFPDINTLSKSSNQMSEEQAQTLLERRTVVALSIPLFTRNIWKNNFLQAALGAELRLQGCSGSALDALNTMGLCQNKDTVRLLLHRLRNGKKAPTQNGRQRMKMKLEQLKGEQMTDAEEEEDIEEEEEEEEEEDEEDEEEEEEVEEEEEDDDDDEEEEEEMEMAVEEVEVEEVPVGVEEEEDQAVEEKAEIEKKRRKKKAKKLRKEEKRKERGKRKVKEREGEEDDEGSEQKKRRVVVVRLGLLKGHSEVGRSDLSAP, from the exons ATGGCGACTGAAAACGCTGAGACCAACGCGGGGAATGATGAGGAGACCGTTCCCCCTTCCGAGACAAACGAGCACGACTATGCCCACGCCTCCGCGGCCGCTAACTTAAGTTCCATGGAGGCGACCTCATCCTCAGGTACACCGGCGGCTGACGGTGGAGTCACCCCACAGGAAAGCTTTACAACGGTGGCTGAACCCGAGTGTAGTTTGCCGGGGCAGCCCACCCTGCAGGTGGAGCTTCCCGAACCTGTCGTGGGTGCGGAGGTGGACTGCCCCGGTGGAAATGATGTGGAGGATTCTCCTCCGCCAGAGGCCGAGGAGGACCCACAGAAGATAGAAGCTTCTGAACTGGGTACTACTGTCCCTCCAGCTGTGCGAGGTGGCCGCCGGCGTCCCAAGCGGCCGGAGGACAAGAACTGCTCCGCCTGCAAGTCTGAGTTTGAGCGGCAGGGCCGTAGCTTCAACAGGAGAGCGGTGTACACCTTCACCACCCCGGAGACGGTGCAGTGGACCTTCCCGGACGCCTCCGTGCACGACAAGTCCTTCCTATGTGAGACCTGCGCTCAGGTCATCAGGAGCAGATGCAAACGCAGGCAGAGCGGAAAGAGGACCCTGTGGGTGAAACCGCCGCAGACAAAACAG TCAGAGGTgagagacaagaagaagaaaggccGCAGGATGGGGAAGAAGAGCAAAGCAGCACTGCTGGTGAGCAAGTCCTGCTACAAGGctgctttcaaaatgttgtgGTCAGCCAAAGGTGCACGGAAGCCCATGATGGAGTTCTGGAGCAAGCAGCTGAAAGAGGAG ATGAAGGCGCTGACGCGGCAGACGGACAATCCATTCCATCAGAAGGTGTCGAGCAGGAAGCCGCTGTCGTCCTTCCCATGGCGGCGCTGTCTGAACTGGGCCCAGGACAAGGCTCCACTCGTCACCTCCTGCCTCACCTCGCTGTTCCCCGACATCAACACTCTCTCAAAGAGCAGCAA CCAGATGTCAGAGGAACAGGCCCAGACGCTGCTGGAGCGCAGGACCGTGGTGGCGCTCTCCATCCCGCTCTTCACCAGGAACATCTGGAAGAATAATTTCCTGCAGGCCGCTCTGGGGGCAGAGCTCCGCCTGCAGGGCTGCTCTGGCTCTGCTCTCGACGCTCTCAACACCATGGGACTATGTCAGAACAAAGACACCGTCAGGTTACTGCTGCACAGACTCCGGAACGGCAAGAAGGCG CCAACACAGAACGGACGACagaggatgaagatgaaacTAGAGCAGCTGAAAGGAGAACAGATGACAgacgcggaggaggaggaggatattgaggaggaggaggaggaggaggaagaagaggatgaagaggatgaggaggaggaggaggaggtagaagaagaagaggaagatgatgatgatgacgaggaagaggaggaggaaatggagATGGCGGTAGAGGAGGTGGAAGTGGAAGAAGTGCCGGTGggagtggaagaggaggaagatcaAGCCGTGGAGGAAAAGGCAGAGAtagaaaagaagaggaggaagaagaaggcgaagaagctgaggaaggaggagaagaggaaggagagagggaagcgTAAAgtaaaggagagggagggggaggaggatgatgaagggtcggagcagaagaagaggcgGGTTGTGGTGGTGAGGCTCGGCCTcctgaagggacactcagaagTCGGACGATCCGACCTATCGGCTCCCTAA